One window of Diabrotica undecimpunctata isolate CICGRU chromosome 8, icDiaUnde3, whole genome shotgun sequence genomic DNA carries:
- the Tm2 gene encoding tropomyosin Lep s 1.0101, producing MDAIKKKMQAMKLEKDNAADKADAMEGQYKDANGRAEKVNEEVRELEKKLSQVENDLTTNKNALENANQELENKEKQLTQAESEVAALNRKVQLIEEDLERSEERLGTATTKLAEASQAADESSRMCKVLENRSQQDEERMDQLTNQLKEARLLAEDADNKSDEVSRKLAFVEDELEVAEDRVKGGDAKIMELEEELKVVGNSLKSLEVSEEKANQRVEEFKKQLKSLTVKLKEAEARAEFAEKTVKKLQKEVDRLEDELGINKDRYKSLADEMDSTFAELAGY from the exons ATGGACGCGATCAAGAAGAAAATGCAAGCGATGAAGCTTGAAAAAGACAATGCGGCAGATAAAGCCGATGCCATGGAAGGTCAGTACAAGGACGCCAACGGTCGTGCTGAAAAAGTCAATGAGGAAGTACGTGAACTTGAAAAGAAACTCTCTCAAGTCGAAAATGATCTGACCACCAACAAAAATGCCTTAGAAAATGCCAACCAAGAActtgaaaacaaagaaaaacaattGACTCAG gctGAATCTGAAGTAGCCGCTCTTAACCGTAAAGTACAACTTATTGAAGAAGACTTGGAAAGATCCGAGGAACGTTTGGGCACAGCTACCACTAAATTGGCTGAAGCTTCCCAAGCTGCCGATGAAAGCTCCCG AATGTGCAAAGTATTGGAAAACCGTTCTCAACAAGATGAGGAACGCATGGACCAACTCACCAACCAATTGAAAGAAGCCCGTCTCTTGGCTGAAGACGCTGACAACAAATCTGATGAAGTATCCCGTAAACTGGCCTTCGTTGAAGACGAACTCGAAGTAGCTGAAGACCGTGTTAAG GGTGGAGATGCCAAGATCATGGAACTCGAAGAAGAATTGAAAGTCGTAGGTAACTCTCTCAAATCTCTCGAAGTATCCGAAGAAAAGGCCAACCAGAGGGTAGAAGAATTCAAGAAACAACTTAAGAGCCTTACCGTCAAACTAAAGGAAGCTGAAGCACGTGCCGAATTCGCAGAAAAGACCGTCAAGAAATTGCAGAAGGAAGTTGACAGACTTGAAG ACGAACTTGGAATCAACAAGGACAGGTACAAGTCCCTTGCCGACGAAATGGACTCCACCTTCGCCGAACTTGCTGGATACTAA